Proteins from a single region of Tachysurus vachellii isolate PV-2020 chromosome 15, HZAU_Pvac_v1, whole genome shotgun sequence:
- the tbx2b gene encoding T-box transcription factor TBX2b: MRDPVFSGSAMAYHPFHAHRPTDFPMSAFLAAAQPSFFPALALPPAALTKPLPEHSLAGAAEAALHPALSHHHQAAHLRSLKSLEPEEEVEDDPKVTLEAKDLWDQFHKLGTEMVITKSGRRMFPPFKVRINGLDKKAKYILLMDIVAADDCRYKFHNSRWMVAGKADPEMPKRMYIHPDSPATGEQWMAKPVAFHKLKLTNNISDKHGFTILNSMHKYQPRFHIVRANDILKLPYSTFRTYVFPETEFIAVTAYQNDKITQLKIDNNPFAKGFRDTGNGRREKRKQLTLPSLHMYEVGQCKVDREGADSDESSGEQAAARDSVHSPLGPATSPLNFTRASREDKACTDSEHEADQQEEHCGASSSPKPPSPFSPSCEEQSREKQNTEKKEDYSDSRKQNESIFSLGNLDKLENKHRKDSTESSKKDTDNGGLSGSKDSFSPLMVQTESPSHFGAGHLQSLALSGLHSQQFFNPLNTGQPLLFHPGQFAMGPGAFSAMGMGHLLASVSGTSGLDNGSLSAQGAGSSPNPFPFHLSQHMLASQGIPMPPFGGLFPYPYTYMAAAAAAASALPASTTSSSLARNPFLNSSRPRIRFSPYQLPVAIPQSTNLLTTGLPGGLNPSSESSKSGSREASPVPDQHNHKTASSQRNVSPKATLKESINELQNIQRLVSGLETQREPSSPRNSPK, encoded by the exons ATGAGAGATCCAGTTTTTTCAGGCAGTGCCATGGCTTACCACCCTTTCCACGCTCACCGGCCCACCGATTTCCCTATGTCAGCGTTCCTGGCGGCCGCTCAGCCCTCCTTCTTTCCAGCTCTAGCGCTGCCGCCCGCCGCTCTCACTAAGCCGCTCCCAGAGCACAGTCTGGCCGGAGCCGCCGAGGCTGCGCTCCATCCGGCGCTCAGTCACCACCATCAGGCCGCTCATTTACGCAGCCTCAAAAGTCTTGAGCCAGAGGAAGAGGTGGAAGATGATCCAAAAGTCACACTGGAAGCGAAGGATCTATGGGACCAGTTCCACAAATTAGGAACAGAGATGGTTATTACTAAATCGGGCAG gagAATGTTTCCTCCATTTAAGGTCCGAATAAATGGACTTGACAAAAAAGCCAAATATATTTTGTTGATGGATATTGTAGCCGCTGATGACTGCCGCTATAAGTTCCATAACTCGCGCTGGATGGTGGCGGGGAAGGCCGACCCGGAGATGCCCAAGAGAATGTACATCCACCCGGATAGTCCTGCTACAGGAGAGCAGTGGATGGCAAAACCTGTCGCTTTCCATAAGCTCAAACTGACGAACAACATTTCAGACAAGCATGGATTT ACTATACTGAATTCAATGCATAAATACCAGCCTAGGTTCCATATTGTGAGGGCCAACGATATTCTGAAGCTTCCTTACAGCACTTTCAGGACATATGTGTTTCCCGAGACGGAATTCATTGCTGTCACTGCCTATCAAAACGACAAG ATTACACAGCTGAAGATTGATAATAATCCATTTGCAAAAGGCTTCAGAGACACGGGAAAtggaagaagggaaaaaag GAAGCAGTTAACTCTGCCCTCTTTGCACATGTATGAGGTTGGTCAGTGTAAAGTGGATCGGGAAGGAGCCGACTCAGACGAGTCCTCAGGCGAACAGGCCGCAGCCAGGGACTCGGTTCATTCCCCTCTCGGACCTGCAACGAGTCCTCTCAATTTCACCAGAGCCAGTAGAG AAGATAAAGCTTGCACTGACAGTGAGCATGAAGCTGATCAACAAGAGGAGCACTGTGGAGCATCGAGCAGTCCTAAACCACCATCTCCATTCAGCCCCAGTTGTGAGGAGCAGtcgagagagaaacagaacacGGAGAAGAAGGAGGACTATTCTGATTCAAGAAAGCAAAACGAGTCCATATTTAGCCTAGGCAATCTCGACAAACTGGAGAACAAACACAGGAAAGATAGTACAGAGTCGTCTAAGAAGGACACGGACAATGGGGGTCTTAGCGGAAGTAAAGACAGTTTCTCTCCCCTTATGGTCCAGACAGAGAGTCCGTCACATTTCGGAGCAGGACATCTACAGAGTCTGGCTCTCTCTGGCCTGCACAGCCAACAGTTCTTTAACCCTCTGAACACCGGACAGCCTCTGCTCTTTCATCCAGGACAGTTCGCGATGGGCCCTGGAGCATTTTCTGCTATGGGTATGGGACATCTACTGGCTTCAGTATCAGGAACAAGCGGCTTGGATAATGGTAGTCTTTCGGCACAAGGAGCCGGAAGTAGTCCTAATCCATTTCCCTTTCATCTGTCACAGCACATGCTAGCCTCTCAG gGTATCCCAATGCCTCCATTCGGTGGTCTGTTCCCCTACCCATACACGTATATGGCTGCAGCAGCTGCCGCGGCCTCTGCGCTCCCGGCCAGCACCACTTCCTCTTCTCTTGCGCGAAACCCGTTCCTAAACAGCTCACGGCCGCGGATACGCTTCAGTCCCTATCAACTTCCAGTGGCTATTCCTCAAAGCACAAACCTGCTCACCACTGGATTGCCAGGTGGCCTGAATCCCTCATCGGAGTCCTCGAAATCAGGCAGCAGGGAGGCGAGTCCTGTGCCCGATCAACACAACCATAAAACCGCGTCCTCTCAGAGGAACGTCTCTCCCAAAGCCACACTGAAGGAGTCCATAAATGAACTGCAGAACATCCAGAGGCTAGTGAGCGGCCTGGAAACCCAAAGGGAGCCATCCTCACCCAGGAACTCTCCCAAATGA